The Terriglobus roseus region TTAAGGCTCTCCAGGTCTCGCGACAGTGAGACTCAAGGCACGATGTTGAAATGCTTTGCCTGCATCAGGATGTTCTTGAGAGCCGCGACGCAGTCGGCATCCAGCAGATGCGGCGTTAGCGTCTCCATGATCCTTAGCACGGTGTCTGGCTCCAGATTGTTTCGGTAAGGACGGGGCGAGCAGATGGCGTCATACACGTCGGCCACGCTGAGGATGCGCGTGGGCAGATCAATGTCTGCTGCGGTGAGTCCCTGCGGATAACCGGAGCCATCCAGACGCTCATGATGATCGCGTGCGATGCGTGCAATGTCTTCAAAGCCGCGCACTTTGCACAAGAGGTTATAGCTGTGCTGAGCATGTTCGCGAACTGAGGACCACTGCTGCTGTGTGAGCGGGCCTTCTTTATCCATGATGGCGTTCGAGATTCCCAACATGCCGATGTCATGCAGCAGGGCCGCGCGACGCAGAGATGTGATCTGATCTTCGGGCAAATGCATCTGTCGAGCGATCGCTTCTGTGAGCATGGCGACGTTCTGCGAATGCATGAATGTGTAATGCGACTTGGCGTCGATCATGTCTGCGAACGCAGAGCAGATGTTCTCAAACGCGTCGTAGTCGCAGGCAATACTGTCTGGATCCGGATCGCGCGAGATCACTTCCCGCATAAGGTCAGGAGTATCTGCACCGTTCCACAGGGTGCCTTCCTCATGCATGATGATGACGAGAGCCACAAGCCCGGGATCAAACCAGGTGCCAGAGCGGGCTTCAATGATGCGGACCGCTTCGTCGCGCCCCAGGAGAGTGTCCAGCGATTCAAGCGTCTGCGCAATGGAACACGTCTGAGCCATCAACGGGATCTCATGTTTCTTCAGTCCCGCAGGACCTCCCGAACCATCCCATCGTTCATCCACGCATCGGATGGCGTCAATCGTAGCTTCTGAACGCGCGACCTTACGTGCGATGAGTTCGCTTGTAACCGCACGTGGGCGAGCGGACTGCCATACAAGACGTCGATTCCGCAGAAGTCGAAATATAGGTTTCAGTCTGGATGGCCATGACCGATCGCGGAAAGAGTGACGGAAGACAAAGCGTATCTGCGGCCATGTGATCTTCGTCCAATCGAAGACGCGTAGCGCCTGGCGGCAGAGGTGTTCCTCCATACCCATTCGTTCGCAGATGTCGACGGTGTTGCTCGTGGTCCCTACATCTTTGAGAAGCAAGGCGTAATAGAGTTCGTTCATCCACTCCTGCGAGGGGCAGATATTTCGTCCCAGGTTCATACCCAGAACACAGGTTCGTAGTGTGTGCCCAGAGTGTTCGCCTGAGCCCAGATCGAAAGCATCAGTAAGCCCCGCAACGAGTTCGCTGAACACTGCGGGCCTAGACGGAAATTTGAGCACGGCGGCTTGCCTGTGCTCATCCTGCATGGCGGGATTGGGGGTATCGAGCTGCATATCAAGACAGGGAGTTCGGGGACTCCTCAGATTTCCATCCTTTCAAGATTGGAGAGCCGACGGAATCGCGGCTCTCCAACTTTCATTGGCACAAAAGCAATGCTCAAGACATCAGTTGCTCATCGAGAGTGATTCTCGAGAGAGGCTCGACGGTTCTTTTGGAAACACGCCTCGTTATCGTCGCTGCACGACGGTTTTTCTTTGCCATAGCTGACAACATCCAGCTTGGAGGGAGATACACCATCCGCGATGAGTTGATCACGCACAGCCTGCGCACGTTTTTGCCCCAGCGCAATGTTGTATTCAGCCGTGCCGCGCTCATCGGCATATCCGGCCACAACAATGTCCAGATCAGGATGCGACTTGAGATACGTGGCGTTTTTCAGTACTGCAGCCAGAGCATCCGGACGGAGTTCGTAACTGTCGTAATTGAAATATGCACTCTCTACGCTTTGGTCGAAATCCGCGCCGGACGACGCAGGTGCTGCAATGGTGGTGGAAGTTGCTGGCGGCGGTGGAGGTGGTGGCGGCGCTGCAGCTACGACCGGAGCCTCTGGCTTGGCATCATGCGCTTGCTTCTCCATGTCGCGCTGCACCTTGTAGGCATCGTTACGTGAGGAATCGTCACGATATGCGCTGCCAAACCGGAACAGAAGGCCAGTACTGAAAACCGTGTGGTTCTGCTTGTTGTTTCCGGCATTTGGAAAGCTTGTCTTCAGATACTCCACCTGGGCTGCGCGAACACCAACGTGACGCGTAAGACCAATGTCGATACCACCGCCAGTGCTGATCGCAAAACTGGTGGCAGAGCTGCTGACGGAATTACCAGATGGGAAATACGAATCGCTGCCTTGAGCAGCACCGAAGAGTCCGTGACCAAAGAACTCAAAGCGACCTGCGGGCACAACGATCTGCGGACCGAAGGTGTAAGTGATGAGCGTCAGATCCTGACCGAGGCTTCCGATGTGATTCGCGTGGCTTCCGGTGACTTCACCAGCGACACGAAACCACGGCAAAACAGAGTAAGCAGCGGATAGATATCCGCCATTGGCGCCAAAACAGTTGCATTGGCTGGGGGGTGCGTTGGAACGCACGTTGGCATAACCAACGGACAATGTGGTGCGCGGTGCAGACCAATCAGCGCCACTGGGGCGCGCTTGCGCAAAGGCCAGGGGAGATGCAATGGATGCAACGAGAAGAACAGACATGATGCGAGTCATAAAAATCCTTTTCTGAACGAGGACTTTGGAAGTCTCCGGATGTGGAGTGAGGTTGGTATTTGCCAACCCCACTCCGCATCGCGGTGAGTTAGTACAGCAGCGCCGTGTAAGGAGCCGTGCTCAGCGCACCACCCTCCAGGATCACGAAGCGTCCGGGCGACAGAGCGTAGACCACACGCGTGCCATCGATCAGGAAGCGTCCTGCCGTTGCATCGGTGACGGTGTACGTACTGCTTCCTGTGACACCCAACTGCAGGATGTTCAGGTTGCCCACGCCGACGTTGGTATCCGTGGTGTAAGTGACGTTCCCAGCCCCATCTGCGGTGAAGGTTCCATCACCGTCGATGGTGGCCAGGCTGCTTGCCGGTACCGTTCCGTAGATATAGGTGCCGTTCAGAGTTGCCGTGGTGAACGGTCCTGCTGCCTGCGCTTCCAAGTGACCGAGGCCTGCGTAACCGGTCTCCAGGAAGTAGCCCTCGTTGTTGCCGGTGAGATAAACCACACGCGCCGGCGGCGGATCGGTTCCGAGTCCCAGAAGGGCCAGAATCGGGCTGAGGATGTTGTTGGGTGCGGGGTAGTTGTAGACAGCGCGTCCGTTGCTGGCCACAGCACAGCTGCTGTTACCCAGTGACTGATACGTGCCAAGGATTGCGTTCAGGACGTTGACGCCGCCGCCGAGACCGGTCAACGAGTTGACCAGGCCGGTGAGGCCGCCTACATCGACGTTGGTGGTGGTGCAGGTGCCGTTGCTGTTACCCGTGCCACGGATGATGGTGGCCGAGGACAGATTGAGCACGGCGTCTACCGTCTTACCCACAAGGCCAGGGTTGACCGGAGCGTTCTCATAGCCGACGAACGGACCGTTGAGCGACGCGTTGCTGAACGTTGTCTGAGACTGCGACAGAATGGTGCCTGCCTGCAGCACATAGGACGAGTGCTTGTCCGTGGACATGATGAATGCGTGGGTCTGATCCACCAGGTACACAGCGTAGTGAGTTGGGTATGCCACTCCGGAGAGCTTGGAGCTGGTCAGGGTCATACCGACGCGGCCATTGGTGTCCGCAGCGGAGCTGGCGCCTGAGAGCGTGGAGCTGGCGTAGTTAGTGCTGGCGACATTTGCATCGCCCACACCGGTGATGGTTCCACCGTTGGCTGTGAACTGTCCGACCGATGCAACCGGTCCGGCGATGAGGCCGATGGTGCAGGTGGGCAGGCAGGGAGTGTCACCGGAGACACCGTAGGCATAGCCTCCGTTGAGACCGTTGCCGTACACGTTGGCGTTCTGCGCCAACAGCGTTCCGGATCCCTTGGTTGCAAGGAGGACGGTACCATCCGACTCAATCATGCTGCCGCTGGAGGAAGCCGTGGCCGGAGCCGTGGGCAACTTCAGCGCGAGTGAGTACAGGGTGGTGTTGCCCGCCGTGCCATCAGCATTGATGGTGGTTACGGCAAGAGTGCCGCGGCCATCTGTACCGATGGTGTACGTGCCCAGCAGTTCATTGCTGGCGATGATGTTGCCGGTGGGGTTAGAGGACTGGTGATTGCTGTCGAGTTCGCCAGCGGTCAGCAGGCCATTGCCATCTGCGGTGATGCTGCCGATGGTTGCAGTCTGGTATGCGAGTACACCTGCCACCACATCGTCATAGCCCTGGAAGAGGAACGCGTACGGTCCCTTCAGGAGAGCGTCAGACGGCGTGGACGGATAGACAACCTGCATGGTCAGCGGGAGGCTGGCCTGCTGCGGCGTTGTCTGGCTGTCAGTTGCGGTAATGGTGAAGCTGCTTGCGCCCACCGCAGTTGGGGTTCCGCTGACAACACCGGCGCTGGAGAGCGAGAGACCCGCTGGCAGCGATCCGGAGGTGACAGTGTAGGTGTACGGCGGGAGTCCGCCCGTGGCTTGCAGCGTCTGCGTGTATGCCACGCCGAGCGTTGCATTCGGCAGACCGCCGGTGAGCGTCAGAGGACTGATCGGGTTGACTGTCATGACAATGTTCGCGGTGCCGGTTTTGGCCGGGCTGGCCGAGTCGGTTGCCGTGACATTGAAGGTGGACGTGCCAGCCGTGGTTGGCGTGCCTGTGATGGCGCAGTTTGCGGCCATCGTCAGACCTGCAGGCAGGCTGCCGCTGTTGAGCGCGCAGGTGTACGGAGCGGTTCCGCCCGTGACACCAATGGCTCCGCTATACGGTGTGCTGACCGTTGCGTTCGCGGGTCCGGTCAGGGTGAGCGATGACGTTGCGCCGAGGATGGTGATTGGCACAGCGGCAACGGTTGAGTTGACTGGGCTGGCCGAATCGTGGACAGCAACATTGACCGAGAACGTGCCTGCCGAGGTCGGCGTGCCCGAGAGGGTGCAGTCGCTGTGCAGCGTGAGGCCAGGAGGTATTGTGCCCGAAGACACCGAGCAGGTGTACGGCGGTGTTCCACCCAGTACGAGGATGACGCCGACGTAGGGTACGTTCACCACACCCACTGGAGGTGCCGTGAGTGTGAGGGTAATCAACGCGCCCTGCACCGTGATGGTGACCGGAGACGTCTTGGTGTTTGCAGGATTGGCGGAATCCGTGGCCGTGATGTTGACCGTGGATGCGCCAGGTGTGGTCGGTGTACCGGTGATCACGCAGTTGGCGTTCAGCGTGAGACCGGCAGGCAGAGTTCCCGACGCCACCGTGCAGGTGTAGGGAGCGATGCCGCCAACAACAGTGACCAGGCCAACGTAAGGCACGTTCACCACTGCGACCGGCGGCGCGGTGATGGTTAGCGTGAGCAGGCTTCCGATCACGGTGATGTTGACGGTGGTGGTCTTGGTATTTGCCGGGTTGGCGGAATCAGTAACCGTGATGCCTACCGTGGAAGTACCCGGCGTTTGCGGCGTTCCGGTGATGACGCAGTCCGAGCCCATGGTGAGACCATTGGGCAACGTACCCGAGACCAGCGTGCACTGATACGGAGCAGTGCCACCTGCGACAAGGATGGTTCCGACATACGGCACACCAACCACTGCCACTGGAGGAGCGGTGATGGTGAGCGTGATGAGGGGAGACTGCACCGTGACAGTGACAGTTGCT contains the following coding sequences:
- a CDS encoding HD-GYP domain-containing protein; this encodes MQLDTPNPAMQDEHRQAAVLKFPSRPAVFSELVAGLTDAFDLGSGEHSGHTLRTCVLGMNLGRNICPSQEWMNELYYALLLKDVGTTSNTVDICERMGMEEHLCRQALRVFDWTKITWPQIRFVFRHSFRDRSWPSRLKPIFRLLRNRRLVWQSARPRAVTSELIARKVARSEATIDAIRCVDERWDGSGGPAGLKKHEIPLMAQTCSIAQTLESLDTLLGRDEAVRIIEARSGTWFDPGLVALVIIMHEEGTLWNGADTPDLMREVISRDPDPDSIACDYDAFENICSAFADMIDAKSHYTFMHSQNVAMLTEAIARQMHLPEDQITSLRRAALLHDIGMLGISNAIMDKEGPLTQQQWSSVREHAQHSYNLLCKVRGFEDIARIARDHHERLDGSGYPQGLTAADIDLPTRILSVADVYDAICSPRPYRNNLEPDTVLRIMETLTPHLLDADCVAALKNILMQAKHFNIVP
- the pal gene encoding peptidoglycan-associated lipoprotein Pal produces the protein MTRIMSVLLVASIASPLAFAQARPSGADWSAPRTTLSVGYANVRSNAPPSQCNCFGANGGYLSAAYSVLPWFRVAGEVTGSHANHIGSLGQDLTLITYTFGPQIVVPAGRFEFFGHGLFGAAQGSDSYFPSGNSVSSSATSFAISTGGGIDIGLTRHVGVRAAQVEYLKTSFPNAGNNKQNHTVFSTGLLFRFGSAYRDDSSRNDAYKVQRDMEKQAHDAKPEAPVVAAAPPPPPPPPATSTTIAAPASSGADFDQSVESAYFNYDSYELRPDALAAVLKNATYLKSHPDLDIVVAGYADERGTAEYNIALGQKRAQAVRDQLIADGVSPSKLDVVSYGKEKPSCSDDNEACFQKNRRASLENHSR
- a CDS encoding beta strand repeat-containing protein, whose amino-acid sequence is MLDLPSVIKERPIRFLRGGLFLTQLALFLMCVVIAGCGGGYAGGVVPSLASSKITIDSGQTFLDVATNPSNLPLTWSLSGAACSGQTCGTLSDGSALGATYVAPSVTQQMTVTLTSTVTGTQSTSTTTIIVNPAPQISGTAPDATVGTAYSTTFALSGGTPALKWLAVKGTLPAGLSFNTTTGILSGTPTAAGTSTFTLQAVDSSDVPFTVTSTITLKVNASSSNSALQAVGTTPDGTVNVSYVSVLQASGGTSPYTWSITSGTLPAGLNLSATGIISGTPTAAGTSTFTAQVKDAAGATATLNLTLKINAASTGGTLTIATSTLPSGTVQIAYAASITVTGGTAPYTCTVDSGSLPAGLTLGSNCAVTGIPTTAGTSTFTVHVTDAANPTNSGTGLITIVINPASAVLVLSSPPPATVGLPYSGAVSVTGGTAPYHCVLASGAMPAGLTLGSDCVINGTPLVAGTTSIGVTATDSTNPANITTATVTVTVQSPLITLTITAPPVAVVGVPYVGTILVAGGTAPYQCTLVSGTLPNGLTMGSDCVITGTPQTPGTSTVGITVTDSANPANTKTTTVNITVIGSLLTLTITAPPVAVVNVPYVGLVTVVGGIAPYTCTVASGTLPAGLTLNANCVITGTPTTPGASTVNITATDSANPANTKTSPVTITVQGALITLTLTAPPVGVVNVPYVGVILVLGGTPPYTCSVSSGTIPPGLTLHSDCTLSGTPTSAGTFSVNVAVHDSASPVNSTVAAVPITILGATSSLTLTGPANATVSTPYSGAIGVTGGTAPYTCALNSGSLPAGLTMAANCAITGTPTTAGTSTFNVTATDSASPAKTGTANIVMTVNPISPLTLTGGLPNATLGVAYTQTLQATGGLPPYTYTVTSGSLPAGLSLSSAGVVSGTPTAVGASSFTITATDSQTTPQQASLPLTMQVVYPSTPSDALLKGPYAFLFQGYDDVVAGVLAYQTATIGSITADGNGLLTAGELDSNHQSSNPTGNIIASNELLGTYTIGTDGRGTLAVTTINADGTAGNTTLYSLALKLPTAPATASSSGSMIESDGTVLLATKGSGTLLAQNANVYGNGLNGGYAYGVSGDTPCLPTCTIGLIAGPVASVGQFTANGGTITGVGDANVASTNYASSTLSGASSAADTNGRVGMTLTSSKLSGVAYPTHYAVYLVDQTHAFIMSTDKHSSYVLQAGTILSQSQTTFSNASLNGPFVGYENAPVNPGLVGKTVDAVLNLSSATIIRGTGNSNGTCTTTNVDVGGLTGLVNSLTGLGGGVNVLNAILGTYQSLGNSSCAVASNGRAVYNYPAPNNILSPILALLGLGTDPPPARVVYLTGNNEGYFLETGYAGLGHLEAQAAGPFTTATLNGTYIYGTVPASSLATIDGDGTFTADGAGNVTYTTDTNVGVGNLNILQLGVTGSSTYTVTDATAGRFLIDGTRVVYALSPGRFVILEGGALSTAPYTALLY